The proteins below are encoded in one region of Sminthopsis crassicaudata isolate SCR6 chromosome 1, ASM4859323v1, whole genome shotgun sequence:
- the NHLRC1 gene encoding E3 ubiquitin-protein ligase NHLRC1, whose amino-acid sequence MGEGREALLSLSMSAEASEREPALRTLVREAEISLLECKVCFEKFSHEKDRRPRNLTCGHVICLGCVTALVQPRTRTLECPFCRKAGKSSETSDCLPLLQFLELLGPVLRAPPFSEAGAARAPEDPAAKWVPGVLICSHSFGGWGTLINPTAMALCPRSERVVIVHDGRKRVKVFDSDGICVHQFGEKGEAPQEVRYPLGVTVTSDGHVVITDAGDRSVKVFDLSGQNKLVVGNRFSLPWGVQTTPQKEIMVSDAGAGSLHLLVVDFQKGELRRAERLLAHLCNPRALAVSPITGAIAVTEHLLAQGPCSASTRVKVFSPGLQLLGQVDTFGLSLFIPSKIDATAVTFDHQGNVIVADTTTQAIVCLGKPEEFPVLKPIITQGLSYPVALTYTEDNSILVLDSGVHAVKVYKAGCSL is encoded by the coding sequence atgggggaggggagggaagccCTCCTCAGCCTAAGCATGTCTGCAGAGGCTTCGGAGAGAGAGCCGGCTCTGAGGACGCTGGTGAGGGAAGCTGAGATCAGCCTGCTCGAGTGCAAAGTGTGCTTTGAAAAATTCAGCCACGAGAAGGACCGGAGGCCCAGGAACTTGACCTGCGGCCACGTGATTTGCCTGGGCTGTGTAACGGCCCTGGTGCAACCCCGGACCCGCACCCTCGAGTGTCCCTTCTGCAGGAAAGCGGGCAAGAGCTCCGAGACCAGTGACTGCTTACCGCTGCTGCAGTTCCTCGAGCTCCTGGGCCCCGTGCTCCGCGCGCCCCCATTCTCAGAGGCGGGGGCAGCTAGGGCACCTGAGGATCCGGCGGCTAAGTGGGTCCCCGGGGTTCTGATATGCAGCCACTCTTTTGGGGGTTGGGGGACTCTTATCAACCCCACTGCGATGGCCTTGTGTCCGAGGTCCGAGAGGGTGGTTATAGTGCATGACGGCAGGAAGCGAGTGAAGGTATTTGACTCAGATGGAATATGTGTCCATCAGTTTGGAGAAAAGGGGGAGGCCCCCCAGGAAGTCCGGTATCCGCTGGGTGTTACCGTTACCTCTGACGGCCATGTGGTCATCACCGACGCTGGGGACCGCTCGGTGAAAGTATTTGATCTTTCAGGGCAGAATAAGCTGGTCGTTGGAAATCGCTTTTCTTTGCCCTGGGGTGTGCAGACCACCCCACAGAAAGAAATTATGGTGTCTGATGCGGGGGCGGGGTCGCTTCACCTTTTGGTGGTTGACTTTCAGAAAGGGGAGCTCAGGAGGGCAGAAAGACTCCTGGCTCATCTCTGCAACCCCAGAGCCCTAGCTGTGTCTCCCATCACCGGGGCCATCGCGGTAACAGAACACCTGCTAGCTCAGGGGCCCTGCTCTGCCAGCACCAGAGTGAAGGTGTTTAGCCCTGGCTTGCAGCTCCTGGGCCAGGTGGACACTTTCGGCCTGAGCCTCTTCATCCCCTCCAAAATAGATGCCACTGCGGTGACCTTTGACCATCAGGGGAATGTCATTGTTGCTGATACAACTACCCAAGCTATAGTGTGTTTAGGGAAACCTGAGGAGTTTCCAGTCTTGAAACCTATCATTACCCAAGGGCTTTCTTACCCTGTGGCATTGACTTACACAGAAGATAATTCCATTCTTGTCCTAGACAGTGGAGTCCATGCCGTAAAAGTCTATAAAGCTGGCTGCTCACTCTAA